One stretch of Streptomyces sp. MMBL 11-1 DNA includes these proteins:
- a CDS encoding phospho-sugar mutase, translating to MQHDLIAQARTWLAEDPDPETRAELGALIEAGDTRELTDRFAGTLQFGTAGLRGELGAGPMRMNRSVVIRAAAGLAAYLKARGEEGGLVVIGYDARYKSADFARDTAAVMTGAGLRAAVLPRPLPTPVLAYAIRHLGAVAGVEVTASHNPPRDNGYKVYLGDGSQIVPPADGEIAAAIDAVGPLAGVVRPEDGWEILGDEVLDAYLARTDAVLAPGSPRTARAVYTAMHGVGTSVLTAAFERAGFPAPVLVAEQAEPDPAFPTVAFPNPEEPGAMDLAFATARRAAPDLVIANDPDADRCAVAVPDTATEGGWRMLRGDEVGALLAAHLVERGVSGVFAESIVSSSLLGRIAEKAGLGHEETLTGFKWIARVDGLRYGYEEALGYCVDPEGVRDKDGITAALLVAELASVLKEQGRTLLDLLDDLAIAHGLHATDQLSVRVEDLSVIADAMARLREQPPTALAGLAVTSAEDLALGTDRLPPTDGLRYHLEGARVIVRPSGTEPKLKCYLEVVVPVADAAGLPAARARGAELLAGIKRGLAAAAGI from the coding sequence GTGCAGCACGACCTCATCGCGCAGGCCAGGACCTGGCTGGCCGAGGACCCCGACCCCGAGACGCGCGCGGAACTGGGCGCGCTCATCGAGGCGGGTGACACCCGGGAGCTCACCGACCGCTTCGCGGGCACGCTCCAGTTCGGCACCGCCGGGCTGCGCGGGGAGCTGGGGGCCGGGCCGATGCGGATGAACCGGTCCGTGGTGATCCGGGCGGCGGCGGGCCTCGCCGCCTACCTCAAGGCGCGGGGCGAGGAGGGCGGGCTCGTCGTCATCGGCTACGACGCCCGCTACAAGTCGGCGGACTTCGCACGCGACACGGCGGCCGTGATGACCGGGGCCGGGCTGCGCGCCGCCGTGCTGCCCCGCCCGCTCCCCACCCCCGTACTGGCGTACGCCATAAGGCATCTGGGCGCGGTCGCCGGGGTCGAGGTCACCGCCAGCCACAACCCGCCGCGCGACAACGGCTACAAGGTCTACCTCGGCGACGGCTCGCAGATCGTGCCCCCGGCCGACGGCGAGATCGCCGCCGCCATCGACGCGGTCGGCCCGCTGGCGGGCGTGGTGCGCCCCGAGGACGGCTGGGAGATCCTCGGCGACGAGGTCCTGGACGCCTACCTCGCCCGTACGGACGCGGTCCTGGCCCCCGGCAGCCCCCGTACGGCTCGCGCGGTATACACGGCGATGCACGGCGTCGGCACCTCCGTGCTGACCGCCGCGTTCGAGCGGGCCGGGTTCCCCGCGCCGGTCCTCGTCGCCGAGCAGGCCGAGCCCGACCCCGCGTTCCCCACCGTGGCCTTCCCCAACCCGGAGGAGCCCGGCGCGATGGATCTCGCCTTCGCCACCGCGCGCCGGGCCGCGCCGGACCTGGTCATCGCCAACGACCCGGACGCGGACCGCTGCGCCGTCGCCGTGCCCGACACCGCCACGGAGGGCGGCTGGCGGATGCTGCGCGGCGACGAGGTGGGCGCGCTGCTCGCCGCGCACCTGGTGGAGCGGGGCGTGAGCGGCGTGTTCGCCGAGTCGATCGTGTCGTCGTCGCTGCTCGGCCGGATCGCCGAGAAGGCGGGCCTCGGCCACGAGGAGACCCTGACGGGCTTCAAGTGGATCGCCCGGGTGGACGGCCTGCGGTACGGGTACGAGGAGGCGCTCGGCTACTGCGTCGACCCCGAGGGCGTCCGCGACAAGGACGGCATCACCGCCGCCCTGCTCGTCGCCGAGCTCGCCTCCGTACTCAAGGAGCAGGGCCGCACGCTGCTGGATCTGCTGGACGACCTGGCGATCGCGCACGGCCTGCACGCCACCGACCAGCTCTCGGTGCGGGTGGAGGACCTGTCGGTCATCGCGGACGCCATGGCCCGGCTCCGGGAGCAGCCGCCGACCGCGCTGGCGGGTCTCGCCGTCACCTCGGCCGAGGACCTGGCGCTGGGCACGGACCGGCTGCCGCCCACCGACGGTCTGCGCTACCACCTGGAGGGCGCGCGGGTGATCGTCCGCCCGAGCGGCACCGAGCCGAAGCTGAAGTGCTACCTGGAGGTCGTCGTCCCGGTGGCGGACGCGGCCGGGCTGCCCGCCGCGCGGGCCCGGGGCGCGGAGCTGCTCGCCGGGATCAAGCGGGGCCTCGCGGCGGCGGCGGGGATCTGA
- a CDS encoding purine-nucleoside phosphorylase: MNASVIPDNIQGDPQAAAAGAAARLRELTGAETHDVALVMGSGWAPAGEALGVPEAEFPVTELPGFPAPAVEGHGGTVRSYRIGEKRALVFLGRTHYYEGRGVAAVAHGVRTAVAAGCGTVILTNGCGGLREGMRPGQPVLISDHINLTAASPIIGANFVDLTDLYSPRLRALCKEIDATLEEGVYVQLPGPHYETPAEINMVRVMGGDLVGMSTVLEAIAAREAGAEVLGLSLVTNLAAGMSGEPLNHEEVLQAGRDSATRMGALLARVLERV, from the coding sequence GTGAACGCATCAGTTATTCCGGACAACATCCAGGGCGACCCGCAGGCCGCCGCCGCCGGGGCCGCCGCCCGCCTGCGCGAGCTGACCGGCGCCGAGACCCATGACGTCGCCCTGGTCATGGGCTCCGGCTGGGCGCCCGCGGGCGAAGCACTCGGCGTCCCGGAGGCCGAGTTCCCCGTGACCGAGCTGCCCGGCTTCCCGGCGCCCGCCGTCGAGGGCCACGGCGGCACGGTCCGCTCGTACAGGATCGGCGAGAAGCGCGCGCTGGTCTTCCTCGGCCGCACGCACTACTACGAGGGCCGGGGCGTCGCCGCCGTCGCGCACGGGGTCCGTACGGCGGTGGCCGCGGGCTGCGGGACCGTCATCCTGACGAACGGCTGCGGCGGTCTGCGCGAGGGCATGCGCCCGGGACAGCCGGTCCTGATCAGCGACCACATCAACCTGACGGCCGCCTCCCCGATCATCGGCGCCAACTTCGTCGACCTGACCGACCTGTACTCCCCGCGGCTGCGCGCGCTGTGCAAGGAGATCGACGCCACCCTCGAGGAGGGCGTCTACGTCCAGCTCCCCGGCCCGCACTACGAGACCCCGGCCGAGATCAACATGGTCCGGGTCATGGGCGGCGACCTGGTGGGCATGTCCACGGTCCTGGAGGCCATCGCGGCCCGGGAGGCGGGCGCCGAGGTGCTCGGACTCTCCCTCGTCACCAACCTGGCGGCGGGCATGTCCGGAGAACCCCTCAACCATGAGGAGGTCCTCCAGGCCGGCCGCGACTCGGCGACCCGGATGGGCGCGCTGCTGGCGAGGGTGCTGGAGCGCGTCTAG
- a CDS encoding gamma-glutamylcyclotransferase, with protein MSLYAAYAGNLDARLMTRRAPHSPMRSTGWLNGWRLTFGGEQMGWEGALATVVEAPRSQVFVALYDLAPMDEDSMDRWEGVGLDIYRRMRVRVHTLDGEEPAWMYVLNGYEGGLPSARYLGEIADAAESSGAPHDYVMELRKRPC; from the coding sequence ATGTCGCTCTACGCCGCGTACGCCGGCAACCTCGACGCGCGGCTCATGACTCGCCGCGCCCCGCATTCACCGATGCGCAGCACCGGCTGGCTCAACGGCTGGCGGCTGACCTTCGGCGGGGAGCAGATGGGCTGGGAGGGGGCGCTGGCCACCGTGGTGGAGGCTCCGCGCTCCCAGGTCTTCGTCGCGCTGTACGACCTGGCGCCGATGGACGAGGACTCGATGGACCGCTGGGAGGGTGTCGGGCTCGACATCTACCGGCGGATGCGCGTGCGCGTGCACACCCTGGACGGTGAGGAGCCGGCCTGGATGTACGTGCTGAACGGGTACGAGGGCGGGCTGCCCTCGGCCCGCTATCTGGGCGAGATCGCGGACGCCGCGGAATCCTCCGGCGCACCGCACGACTACGTGATGGAACTGCGCAAGCGTCCCTGCTGA
- a CDS encoding NAD(P)H-quinone dehydrogenase: MTRIVIIGGGPGGYEAALVGAQLGAEVTVVDCDGLGGASVLTDCVPSKTLIATAEVMTTFDSSYEELGIIVADDTPHVEQAARVVGVDLGKVNRRVKRLALAQSHDITASVTRAGARVMRGRGRLDGLQAADGSRQVVVTAADGTEERLTADAVLIATGGRPREIPDAQPDGERILNWTQVYDLDELPEELIVVGSGVTGAEFAGAYQALGSRVTLVSSRDRVLPGEDPDAAAVLEDVFRRRGMNVMARSRAQSAKRVGDRVEVTLADGRVISGSHCLMAVGAIPNTAGMGLEEAGVRLKDSGHVLTDRVSRTSAPGVYAAGDVTGIFALASVAAMQGRIAMYHFLGDAVAPLNLKAVSANVFTDPEIATVGYSQAEVDAGKIEARVVKLPLLRNPRAKMQGIRDGFVKIFCRPGTGIVVGGCVVAPRASELIHPISIAVDNNLTVEQIANAFTVYPSLSGSIAEVARQLHTRKLTGED, encoded by the coding sequence GTGACCCGGATCGTGATCATCGGCGGCGGCCCCGGCGGCTACGAAGCAGCCCTGGTGGGCGCCCAGCTCGGCGCGGAGGTGACCGTCGTCGACTGCGACGGTCTGGGCGGGGCCTCGGTCCTCACCGACTGCGTGCCCTCGAAGACCCTGATCGCCACGGCCGAGGTGATGACCACCTTCGACTCCTCGTACGAGGAGCTGGGCATCATCGTCGCCGACGACACCCCGCACGTGGAGCAGGCCGCCCGGGTCGTCGGCGTGGACCTCGGCAAGGTCAACCGCAGGGTCAAGCGCCTCGCGCTCGCCCAGTCCCACGACATCACCGCCTCGGTCACCCGGGCCGGTGCCCGCGTGATGCGCGGCCGGGGCCGGCTCGACGGGCTCCAGGCCGCCGACGGGTCCCGCCAGGTCGTCGTCACCGCCGCCGACGGCACCGAGGAGCGGCTAACCGCCGACGCCGTGCTGATAGCGACCGGTGGCCGCCCCCGGGAGATCCCGGACGCGCAGCCGGACGGCGAGCGCATCCTGAACTGGACCCAGGTCTACGACCTCGACGAGCTTCCCGAGGAGCTCATCGTCGTCGGCTCCGGTGTCACCGGAGCCGAGTTCGCCGGGGCCTACCAGGCGCTCGGCTCGCGCGTCACCCTCGTCTCCTCCCGGGACCGGGTGCTGCCCGGCGAGGACCCGGACGCCGCGGCCGTCCTGGAGGACGTCTTCCGCCGCCGCGGGATGAACGTCATGGCCCGCTCCCGCGCCCAGTCCGCCAAGCGTGTCGGCGACCGGGTCGAGGTGACGCTGGCCGACGGCCGGGTCATCAGCGGCTCGCACTGCCTGATGGCGGTCGGCGCGATCCCGAACACCGCGGGCATGGGCCTGGAGGAGGCCGGCGTACGGCTCAAGGACTCCGGGCACGTCCTCACCGACCGGGTCTCGCGCACCAGCGCCCCCGGCGTCTACGCGGCCGGTGACGTCACCGGGATCTTCGCGCTGGCCTCGGTCGCCGCGATGCAGGGCCGCATCGCGATGTACCACTTCCTGGGCGACGCGGTCGCCCCGCTGAACCTCAAGGCCGTCTCCGCCAACGTCTTCACCGACCCGGAGATCGCCACCGTCGGCTACAGCCAGGCCGAGGTCGACGCGGGCAAGATCGAGGCCCGGGTGGTGAAGCTGCCGCTGCTGCGCAATCCGCGCGCCAAGATGCAGGGCATCCGCGACGGCTTCGTCAAGATCTTCTGCCGTCCCGGTACGGGGATCGTGGTCGGCGGCTGCGTGGTCGCCCCGCGCGCCAGCGAGCTGATCCACCCCATCTCGATCGCGGTCGACAACAACCTGACGGTGGAGCAGATCGCCAACGCGTTCACCGTGTACCCGTCCCTGTCCGGATCGATCGCCGAAGTGGCCCGGCAGCTGCACACCCGCAAGCTCACGGGCGAGGACTGA
- a CDS encoding DeoR/GlpR family DNA-binding transcription regulator, with product MFAAERRQLILEMVRANGAVSLRELARVVQTSEVTVRRDVRALEAEGLLDRRHGGAVLPGGFTRESGFPQKSHLSTAEKTAIADLAASLVGEGEAIVVGAGTTTQELARRLARVPGLTVVTNSLLVAQALAHANRVEVVMTGGTLRGSNYALVGSGAEQSLQGLRVSRAFLSGSGLTAERGLSTSNMLSASVDRALVQAAAEVVVLADHTKLGSDTMFQTVPTELITRLVTDEPPLHDERAAAELQSLADQGVEITVAGPGADASGGDGGPPGRQPRREMPLPGQRRTQNGGLGPQLRSASALADVPGEQRARVADLRRR from the coding sequence GTGTTCGCTGCAGAACGTCGTCAATTGATCCTCGAAATGGTGCGTGCCAACGGGGCGGTATCGCTCCGTGAGCTCGCCCGCGTCGTCCAGACCTCCGAAGTGACCGTACGGCGGGACGTGCGGGCACTGGAGGCAGAAGGACTCCTCGACCGCCGGCACGGCGGTGCGGTCTTGCCGGGCGGTTTCACGCGGGAGTCCGGCTTTCCGCAGAAATCCCATCTCTCCACCGCGGAGAAGACCGCTATCGCCGACCTCGCCGCAAGCCTCGTCGGCGAGGGCGAGGCCATCGTGGTCGGCGCCGGCACGACCACGCAGGAGCTGGCCCGCCGGCTCGCGCGGGTCCCCGGTCTGACCGTCGTCACCAACTCCCTGCTGGTGGCCCAGGCGTTGGCCCACGCCAACCGGGTGGAAGTCGTCATGACCGGCGGCACCCTGCGCGGGAGCAACTACGCGCTGGTGGGCAGCGGGGCCGAGCAGTCCCTCCAGGGGCTGCGGGTCTCCCGGGCCTTCCTCTCCGGGAGCGGCCTCACGGCGGAGCGCGGCCTGTCCACCTCCAACATGCTCTCGGCCAGCGTCGACCGGGCTCTCGTACAGGCCGCCGCGGAGGTGGTCGTCCTGGCGGACCACACCAAGCTCGGCTCGGACACCATGTTCCAGACGGTGCCCACCGAGCTGATCACCCGTCTGGTGACGGACGAGCCCCCGCTCCACGACGAGCGGGCCGCCGCCGAGCTCCAGTCCCTGGCGGACCAGGGTGTGGAGATCACGGTGGCCGGTCCGGGCGCGGACGCGTCCGGCGGGGACGGCGGCCCTCCGGGGCGTCAGCCCCGCCGGGAGATGCCGCTCCCCGGCCAGCGGCGCACGCAGAACGGCGGTCTCGGGCCGCAGCTCCGCAGTGCCTCCGCCTTGGCGGACGTGCCCGGCGAGCAGCGGGCCCGGGTGGCGGACCTGCGGCGGCGTTAG
- a CDS encoding TetR/AcrR family transcriptional regulator, producing the protein METSTAQAPARPMRADARRNHDRLVGEARRSFAEHGTDASLEDIARRAGVGIGTLYRHFPNRDALMNAVFQDALCSLLDRSRELAAAEAPCRALVDWLGAIVTHAGEYRGLAHGLMSASRNETSALAQCHLPLREAGAGLLRRAQESGSVRADVSIDDLLQLTNAIALAAEQSPDDPELAERLLRLTLRGLK; encoded by the coding sequence ATGGAGACGAGCACGGCACAGGCGCCGGCCCGGCCGATGCGCGCGGACGCGCGCCGGAACCACGACCGGCTGGTGGGTGAGGCCCGCAGGTCCTTCGCCGAGCACGGTACGGACGCGTCGCTGGAGGACATCGCCCGGCGGGCGGGTGTGGGCATCGGCACCCTCTACCGGCACTTCCCGAACCGGGACGCCCTGATGAACGCGGTCTTCCAGGACGCCCTGTGCTCGCTCCTGGACCGCTCCCGGGAGCTGGCGGCGGCGGAAGCCCCGTGCCGGGCGCTGGTGGACTGGCTGGGCGCGATCGTCACTCATGCGGGTGAGTACCGCGGCCTGGCCCACGGCCTGATGTCCGCCTCGCGCAACGAGACCTCGGCCCTCGCGCAGTGCCATCTGCCGCTCCGGGAGGCGGGCGCGGGGCTGCTGCGCCGGGCCCAGGAGAGCGGGTCGGTGCGGGCCGACGTCTCGATCGACGATCTGCTCCAGCTCACCAACGCGATCGCGCTGGCAGCCGAGCAGTCGCCCGACGACCCGGAGTTGGCGGAGCGGCTGCTGCGGCTGACGCTGCGCGGGCTGAAGTAG
- a CDS encoding acetyl/propionyl/methylcrotonyl-CoA carboxylase subunit alpha produces the protein MRKVLIANRGEIAVRVARACRDAGIASVAVYAEPDRDALHVRAADEAFALGGDTPAASYLDMAKVLRAAADSGADAVHPGYGFLSENAEFAQAVLDAGLTWIGPPPQAIRDLGDKVAARHIAQRAGAPLVAGTPDPVSGSDEVVAFAERNGLPIAIKAAFGGGGRGLKVARTLEEIPELYDSAVREAVAAFGRGECFVERYLDKPRHVETQCLADTHGNVVVVSTRDCSLQRRHQKLVEEAPAPFLSQAQNEELYAASKAILKEAGYVGAGTVEFLVGVDGTISFLEVNTRLQVEHPVTEEVTGIDLVREMFRIADGEELGYDDPAVRGHSFEFRINGEDPGRGFLPAPGTVTTFAPPTGPGVRLDAGVESGSVIGPAWDSLLAKLIVTGATREQALQRAARALAEFTVEGMATAIPFHRAVVADPAFTADPFTVHTRWIETEFVNDIKPFAAPADADAEDEAGRETVVVEVGGKRLEVSLPSSLGMSLARTGLAAGAKPKRRAAKKAGSAASGDSLASPMQGTIVKIAVEEGQEVKEGDLVVVLEAMKMEQPLNAHRSGTVKGLAAEVGASVTSGALICEIKD, from the coding sequence GTGCGCAAGGTGCTCATCGCCAACCGTGGCGAAATCGCTGTCCGCGTTGCTCGGGCGTGCCGGGACGCGGGGATCGCGAGCGTCGCGGTCTACGCCGAGCCGGACCGGGACGCGCTGCATGTCCGGGCGGCGGACGAGGCGTTCGCCCTGGGCGGTGACACCCCGGCCGCCAGCTATCTGGACATGGCCAAGGTGCTGCGGGCCGCGGCGGATTCGGGGGCGGACGCGGTCCACCCCGGTTACGGATTCCTGTCGGAGAACGCGGAGTTCGCCCAGGCCGTCCTGGACGCCGGGCTGACCTGGATCGGCCCGCCGCCGCAGGCCATCCGCGACCTCGGCGACAAGGTTGCCGCCCGGCACATCGCCCAGCGCGCGGGCGCCCCGCTGGTGGCCGGCACCCCGGACCCGGTCTCCGGGTCCGACGAGGTCGTCGCGTTCGCCGAGCGGAACGGACTGCCGATCGCGATCAAGGCCGCCTTCGGTGGCGGCGGTCGCGGCCTGAAGGTGGCCCGCACGCTGGAGGAGATCCCGGAGCTGTACGACTCCGCGGTCCGCGAGGCCGTGGCGGCGTTCGGCCGGGGCGAGTGCTTCGTCGAGCGCTACCTCGACAAGCCGCGCCACGTGGAGACCCAGTGCCTGGCCGACACCCACGGCAACGTGGTCGTCGTCTCCACCCGTGACTGTTCGCTCCAGCGCCGCCACCAGAAGCTCGTGGAGGAGGCCCCGGCCCCCTTCCTGAGCCAGGCGCAGAACGAGGAGCTGTACGCGGCGTCGAAGGCGATCCTGAAGGAAGCCGGCTACGTCGGCGCCGGCACGGTCGAGTTCCTCGTCGGCGTCGACGGAACCATCTCGTTCCTGGAGGTCAACACCCGCCTCCAGGTCGAGCACCCCGTCACCGAAGAGGTCACGGGCATCGACCTCGTACGCGAGATGTTCCGCATCGCCGACGGCGAGGAGCTCGGCTACGACGACCCCGCCGTGCGCGGTCACTCCTTCGAGTTCCGTATCAACGGCGAGGACCCGGGCCGCGGCTTCCTGCCCGCCCCCGGCACCGTCACCACCTTCGCCCCGCCGACCGGCCCCGGCGTCCGCCTCGACGCGGGCGTCGAGTCGGGCAGCGTGATCGGCCCCGCCTGGGACTCCCTGCTCGCCAAGCTCATCGTGACCGGCGCGACCCGCGAGCAGGCGCTCCAGCGCGCCGCCCGCGCGCTGGCGGAGTTCACCGTCGAGGGCATGGCCACCGCCATCCCCTTCCACCGTGCCGTCGTCGCGGACCCCGCCTTCACGGCGGACCCGTTCACCGTCCACACGCGGTGGATCGAGACCGAGTTCGTCAACGACATCAAGCCCTTCGCCGCCCCCGCGGACGCGGACGCGGAGGACGAGGCCGGACGGGAGACCGTCGTCGTCGAGGTCGGCGGCAAGCGCCTGGAGGTGTCGCTGCCGTCCTCGCTGGGCATGTCGCTGGCCCGCACCGGCCTCGCCGCCGGTGCGAAGCCCAAGCGCCGCGCCGCGAAGAAGGCCGGCTCCGCCGCCTCGGGCGACAGCCTCGCCTCGCCCATGCAGGGCACCATCGTCAAGATCGCGGTGGAGGAGGGCCAGGAGGTCAAGGAGGGCGACCTCGTCGTCGTCCTGGAGGCCATGAAGATGGAGCAGCCGCTCAACGCGCACCGCTCCGGCACCGTCAAGGGCCTCGCCGCCGAGGTCGGCGCCTCCGTCACCTCCGGCGCCCTGATCTGCGAGATCAAGGACTGA
- a CDS encoding nucleoside triphosphate pyrophosphatase: MARMTDQRRLVLASASPARLGLLRQAGFAPEVIVSGVDEDALSAPTPAELALVLARAKAAAVAERPEAAGALVIGCDSVLELDGEALGKPADAEEATARWKSMRGRSGVLRTGHSVIDTASGRTASATASTVVRFGEPSDAEVAAYVASGEPLHVAGAFTLDGRSAPFVDSIEGDHGNVIGLSLPLLRRLLGELDVSVTELWV; the protein is encoded by the coding sequence ATGGCGCGCATGACTGATCAGCGCCGTCTCGTGCTCGCCTCCGCCTCCCCCGCCCGTCTCGGTCTGCTGCGCCAGGCCGGGTTCGCCCCCGAGGTGATCGTCAGCGGGGTGGACGAGGACGCGCTGAGCGCGCCGACCCCCGCCGAGCTGGCGCTCGTCCTGGCCCGGGCCAAGGCGGCGGCGGTCGCGGAGCGCCCCGAGGCGGCGGGCGCCCTGGTCATCGGCTGCGACTCGGTACTGGAGCTGGACGGCGAGGCGCTGGGCAAGCCGGCCGACGCCGAGGAGGCCACCGCCCGCTGGAAGTCGATGCGTGGCCGGTCGGGTGTCCTGCGGACCGGGCACAGCGTGATCGACACAGCCTCCGGCCGTACGGCGTCGGCGACGGCGTCCACGGTCGTACGGTTCGGCGAGCCGAGCGACGCCGAGGTCGCCGCGTACGTGGCCTCGGGCGAACCGCTCCATGTCGCGGGGGCGTTCACGCTGGACGGCCGCTCGGCCCCGTTCGTCGACTCCATCGAGGGCGACCACGGCAATGTCATCGGGCTCTCGCTGCCGCTGCTGCGCCGGCTGCTGGGCGAACTGGACGTCTCCGTGACGGAGCTGTGGGTCTGA
- the mmpB gene encoding morphogenic membrane protein MmpB — protein MLWSDPENKPPKELRDAQAMLRRAGVLLALAMLVAMFVLGIR, from the coding sequence ATGCTGTGGTCCGACCCCGAGAACAAGCCGCCGAAGGAACTGCGCGACGCCCAGGCCATGCTGCGCAGAGCGGGCGTCCTGCTGGCGCTGGCGATGCTGGTGGCGATGTTCGTGCTCGGCATCCGCTGA
- a CDS encoding acyl-CoA carboxylase epsilon subunit: MIKVVRGNPTPEELAAALAVVRARAAAASAVSSGAPLPPEQWSDPGRIARTGRPRPGPRAWARTYWPA, encoded by the coding sequence ATGATCAAGGTCGTACGGGGCAACCCCACCCCGGAGGAGCTGGCCGCCGCGCTGGCGGTGGTCCGGGCGCGCGCCGCGGCGGCGTCCGCCGTCTCGTCCGGCGCGCCGCTGCCGCCCGAGCAGTGGTCCGACCCGGGACGCATCGCCCGCACCGGCCGCCCTCGTCCGGGCCCCCGCGCCTGGGCCCGGACGTACTGGCCGGCCTGA